A single region of the Solwaraspora sp. WMMD791 genome encodes:
- a CDS encoding acyl-CoA synthetase: MLLSNLGSVDVPAAVTVDGRALTSGELIDAAGAVARDVAGATVVAIRATASLETVVAVTGCLLAGVPLVPVPPDAGPVERDHILRDCSADLLLDPDGGPRPARGPGPLGPGPRDPGPRSDAGVGPPVVPVVLSRRADPPSGAVTPDRTALILYTSGTTGAPKGVPVTHAAIAAGLDALAEAWAWSPDDVLVHGLPLFHVHGLVLGVVGALRTGSRLVHTGRPTPQGYAAAGGSLYFAVPTIWSRVCADPTAARALRDARLLVSGSAALPVPVFQELTRLTGHQPVERYGMTETLITVSSRVVGDRRPGWVGTPLTGVRTRLTGEAGELLPHDGESVGELQVRGPMVFGGYLGRAGRDDFTPDGWFRTGDVARIGPDGWHQIVGRASIDLIKSGGYRIGAGEVENVLLAHPAVREAAVVGVPDADLGQQVVAYVVADGVRPQQLIDFVATELSVHKRPRKVHMVDRLPRNAMGKVQKKALLDDSR, from the coding sequence GTGCTACTGAGCAATCTGGGGTCGGTCGACGTACCGGCCGCCGTCACCGTCGACGGACGAGCCCTCACCAGCGGAGAACTGATCGACGCCGCTGGCGCGGTCGCCCGCGACGTCGCCGGTGCGACCGTGGTCGCCATCCGGGCGACCGCCAGCCTGGAGACGGTCGTCGCGGTCACCGGGTGCCTGCTCGCGGGCGTCCCGCTGGTCCCCGTACCGCCCGACGCCGGGCCGGTCGAACGCGACCACATCCTGCGCGACTGCAGCGCCGACCTGCTTCTCGACCCCGATGGCGGACCGCGCCCCGCCCGCGGCCCAGGACCCCTCGGCCCAGGACCCCGCGACCCCGGACCGCGCTCCGATGCCGGGGTCGGACCACCGGTCGTGCCGGTCGTGCTCAGCCGCCGCGCCGACCCGCCGTCCGGGGCGGTCACCCCCGACCGGACCGCGCTGATCCTCTACACCAGCGGCACCACCGGAGCGCCCAAGGGCGTCCCGGTCACACATGCCGCCATCGCCGCCGGCCTCGACGCCCTCGCCGAGGCCTGGGCGTGGAGCCCGGACGACGTCCTGGTCCACGGGCTGCCGCTGTTCCACGTGCACGGCCTGGTACTCGGCGTCGTCGGCGCGTTGCGCACCGGAAGCCGGCTGGTCCACACCGGGCGACCCACCCCGCAGGGGTACGCGGCGGCCGGCGGCAGCCTCTACTTCGCGGTGCCGACCATCTGGTCCCGGGTCTGCGCCGATCCGACCGCCGCCCGAGCGCTGCGCGACGCCCGGCTGCTCGTCTCCGGCAGCGCGGCGCTGCCGGTACCGGTGTTCCAGGAACTGACCCGGCTCACCGGGCACCAGCCAGTCGAGCGGTACGGCATGACCGAGACATTGATCACAGTCAGCAGTCGCGTGGTCGGTGACCGCCGACCCGGTTGGGTCGGTACGCCGCTGACCGGCGTACGGACCCGACTGACCGGCGAGGCCGGCGAACTCCTGCCGCACGACGGCGAGTCCGTCGGTGAACTGCAGGTACGCGGACCCATGGTGTTCGGTGGCTACCTGGGGCGTGCCGGTCGGGACGACTTCACCCCGGACGGCTGGTTCCGCACCGGCGACGTGGCGCGGATCGGCCCCGACGGCTGGCACCAGATCGTCGGCCGCGCCTCCATCGACCTGATCAAGAGCGGCGGCTACCGGATCGGCGCCGGCGAGGTGGAGAACGTTCTGCTGGCCCACCCTGCGGTACGCGAGGCAGCAGTCGTCGGCGTCCCCGATGCCGACCTCGGCCAGCAGGTGGTCGCGTACGTGGTGGCCGACGGCGTACGGCCGCAGCAGCTCATCGACTTCGTCGCCACCGAACTCTCTGTTCACAAACGACCGCGCAAGGTGCACATGGTGGATCGACTTCCGCGCAACGCGATGGGTAAGGTGCAGAAGAAGGCGCTACTCGACGACAGTCGGTGA